From Paenibacillus sp. V4I7, one genomic window encodes:
- a CDS encoding OmpL47-type beta-barrel domain-containing protein, translating to MKMNARRIVTSLLCGLMVSYNMLPTLPYGESTAHAAEAFVKKFDFGSASSPVMTNYNQVHDQMTYTQERGYGLETALPAGASRNRSGGTDLTNDFILGTPFTFLADVPNGNYNVTIYSGDLLAGTSTTKTTVALEGATKGTISTKVAIAQATYSTTVTDGQLTVGISTGYSGTGAGYLNGLVIEQVPAATAPSAPQSLAVTNINSTPGAASVSLGWSSVTDSVYYNVYRATNSVTNYDFIKQVMINSYTDTAVSVGNTYSYQVTALGAGGLESAASTPVTAEVKQTVAIPAAPANLIVSGVTSDKVSLQWSASNGATGYTVFRSNSAAGIYTELGMVTSTTYTDSTADTSAVHYYQVKATNAAGVSEASGVAASTVYVAPNELPSGLPLKLDFGPGAIADGYFGITTPVAYSAQLKYGFANPSLVSSGNSGTSDPLKSDYLMPAGTSFNVDLPNGDYAVTVTAGDAHAATEVAVSVEGMTANKIALTPKAAGEYLEQTFEVALVDGQLNISFSGSAPKINGLVISKQVDRVAGEMPTVYIAGDSTVQTYDSYWKPQAGWGQMISRYFTSNITFSNQSIGGRSSKTFLTEGRLDNILRAIKPNDYFLIQFGHNDATISVPERYASPEDYKNYLKTYINGARQRGAIPILVTPVGRRDFNATTGIFNVSFPTYVAAMKELALEMDVKLADLSALSRAYYDTIGPIGTLAVFLHVPVGTYTAFPSGNADDTHFQEYGAIQIARLLSGGIKDLNIPLSAYVTDVAPPASVPSKPIGVVASSVSNAGAVLTWHEVEGADIYKIYRKLASDTTYVLVGTSTVPTTTIQGMTEGLTYDVVVTAVNGKGESEQSDVVVIKTKHATIKFDFGLATSPVQVGYTGINLSSTYTAAKGYGIKDPTGMIGRDRATGTDLHRDWLGYFNVGWEFMVDLPNGLYSVKLYVGDYLGSARTTVAIEGTDFGTVTAGNRSVVEKIISQTSVSDGQMNFKFGGATAIVNGLEITPILMAPTALKIDAKNTDPESPSVSLSWTGVEDVAKYNVYRKVSGTSKFQLIGSTTTNAYVDNTVDVGMEYVYQVTTVDLASTETGPSTSLTVSMIDPNVPIPAIPVNIQAVSVNKNDLTLSWDAVTGAKTYNIYRAEASGGPYELIGKASQSSYTDTTVLTTIPYYYKVSAVSAGGVSGQSETLATPVVTVLNRQAEYLDRALVAVKQDNGVYVGWKMLGTDPSNIAFNLYRSGVKVNAEPITGATNLLDEAGTDTSVYLLKTVIGGSEKVASKEASVWQNNYMAIPLQKPEGGITKSGEAYTYSANDTSVGDVDGDGTYELIVKWDPSNAKDNSQAGYTGNVYVDAYKLDGTRLWRIDLGPNIRAGAHYTQFQVYDLDGDGKAEVTFKTANGTIDGTGMAIGDATADHRNSSGYVLEGPEYLTVFNGLTGQAIATTNYDPPRGVVSDWGDAYGNRVDRFLAAVAYLDGEHPSLIFSRGYYTRTVIVAYDFKNGVLTKKWRFDTNDEGLGAAYTAQGDHNLSIGDVDGDGKDEITFGAMAIDDDGTPLYNTGLGHGDAQHLGDLDPSRPGLEYFNVHEHLDSPYGMDFRDAKTGEILWGVWTGMDTGRGMSADIDPNYLGEEVWSATITNAQHIPISGLYSAKGELISTTIPSSTNFGIWWDGDLNRELLDYNHVDKWDFVNQTTNRLFTADGALSNNSTKATPNLQADLFGDWREEIVWRNTDSSELRIYTTSTMTNTKLRTLMHDPIYRLGVAWQNTGYNQPPHTSFYLGVGMVEPATPHLTIVNEPAPVLPPVTTDDAPEGWVNKDVTVTLTVSDSGSGVAGTYYTVDGGAEQQGTSVILTEEGTHTISYWSVDTKGNTEAPHTVIVKIDKTAPTLHLVLDQSALLPPNHQMIPVKATISADDGHSGTSSILLTSITSNEPDNGLGDGDTSVDIQGAEIGTLDTEFMLRAERSGKGNGRIYTITYTAFDVAGNTTAQTATVLVSH from the coding sequence ATGAAGATGAATGCACGTCGAATAGTAACATCCCTATTGTGTGGTCTCATGGTTTCCTACAATATGCTCCCAACTCTGCCATATGGTGAATCTACTGCTCATGCAGCAGAGGCGTTTGTAAAGAAATTTGATTTCGGTTCAGCGAGCAGTCCGGTCATGACAAACTATAATCAAGTTCATGATCAGATGACCTACACGCAGGAACGGGGATATGGGCTTGAAACAGCGCTGCCTGCAGGAGCCTCAAGAAATCGATCAGGCGGCACGGATTTGACGAACGATTTTATTTTGGGAACGCCCTTCACATTCTTAGCTGACGTGCCGAACGGCAATTATAACGTGACGATTTATTCGGGCGATCTGCTTGCAGGTACGTCAACAACGAAAACGACGGTTGCTCTCGAAGGGGCGACGAAAGGAACGATTTCAACGAAGGTAGCTATTGCACAAGCGACCTACAGCACCACGGTAACTGACGGTCAATTAACAGTTGGCATCTCTACAGGCTACAGCGGCACAGGAGCTGGCTATTTGAACGGCCTTGTCATTGAACAGGTACCAGCGGCGACGGCTCCTTCGGCTCCTCAATCACTCGCTGTTACAAACATTAATTCCACTCCAGGTGCAGCCTCCGTATCACTCGGATGGAGCAGCGTAACGGATTCGGTCTATTACAACGTGTACCGAGCGACGAATAGCGTCACGAATTATGATTTTATCAAACAAGTGATGATAAATTCTTACACCGATACGGCAGTTTCTGTAGGAAATACATATTCCTATCAAGTAACTGCTCTGGGTGCAGGTGGTCTTGAATCTGCAGCAAGCACCCCGGTAACGGCGGAAGTGAAACAGACAGTTGCAATTCCGGCTGCTCCTGCCAACTTAATTGTAAGCGGTGTCACTTCGGACAAAGTGTCCTTGCAATGGTCAGCATCGAATGGAGCAACGGGTTATACGGTATTCCGTTCGAATTCTGCTGCTGGAATTTACACCGAGCTCGGCATGGTAACATCGACAACGTACACAGATTCCACGGCCGACACATCGGCAGTTCACTACTATCAGGTAAAAGCAACGAATGCGGCAGGGGTGTCTGAAGCCTCGGGCGTGGCAGCAAGCACGGTATATGTTGCTCCTAATGAGCTTCCGTCCGGATTGCCGTTGAAATTAGACTTCGGTCCTGGGGCCATAGCTGACGGCTATTTCGGCATAACGACTCCAGTGGCCTACTCAGCCCAGCTGAAATACGGATTCGCCAATCCTTCGCTCGTCAGCTCTGGTAACAGCGGCACATCGGATCCATTGAAATCCGATTACCTAATGCCGGCTGGTACCTCCTTCAACGTGGATCTGCCAAACGGGGATTACGCTGTTACGGTTACGGCAGGTGATGCACACGCGGCAACAGAAGTGGCTGTTTCCGTAGAAGGAATGACGGCGAACAAAATTGCGCTCACACCTAAGGCAGCTGGTGAGTATTTGGAACAGACATTTGAAGTCGCCCTAGTTGATGGTCAGTTGAATATCAGCTTCTCGGGGTCCGCGCCCAAAATTAATGGGCTTGTTATTTCAAAGCAAGTGGATCGGGTGGCTGGAGAAATGCCAACGGTGTATATCGCAGGGGATTCTACGGTACAGACCTACGATTCCTATTGGAAGCCTCAAGCCGGTTGGGGGCAGATGATTTCCCGCTACTTTACTTCCAACATAACCTTCAGCAACCAGTCTATCGGGGGCCGCAGCAGCAAAACGTTCCTCACGGAAGGCCGTTTGGATAACATTTTGCGGGCGATCAAGCCGAATGACTACTTCTTGATCCAATTCGGTCATAATGATGCGACAATCTCCGTTCCAGAACGGTATGCATCTCCCGAGGATTATAAAAACTATCTGAAGACGTATATCAATGGCGCTAGGCAGCGTGGCGCTATACCGATTTTGGTAACGCCTGTCGGCCGTAGGGACTTTAACGCAACAACCGGTATATTCAATGTCAGCTTCCCGACATATGTAGCTGCGATGAAGGAACTGGCGCTAGAAATGGATGTAAAGCTCGCGGATCTCAGCGCATTAAGTCGTGCGTACTATGACACCATCGGTCCAATCGGAACGCTTGCTGTTTTCCTCCATGTACCCGTAGGTACCTACACCGCCTTTCCAAGCGGTAATGCGGACGATACGCACTTCCAGGAATATGGCGCAATCCAAATCGCGCGTCTTCTGTCAGGCGGGATTAAAGATCTGAACATTCCACTTTCCGCCTATGTCACGGATGTTGCACCGCCTGCTTCAGTTCCATCGAAGCCAATCGGTGTAGTGGCAAGCAGTGTGAGCAACGCAGGCGCAGTATTGACATGGCACGAAGTAGAAGGTGCGGATATTTATAAGATTTATAGAAAGTTAGCATCAGACACCACTTACGTCTTAGTGGGTACGTCGACAGTTCCGACGACTACGATTCAAGGTATGACGGAAGGGCTAACCTATGATGTAGTTGTTACAGCAGTTAACGGCAAAGGGGAGTCTGAGCAGTCAGATGTCGTCGTCATCAAAACGAAGCACGCGACGATCAAGTTTGACTTCGGCTTGGCTACCTCTCCAGTTCAAGTTGGTTATACTGGCATTAATCTTTCCAGCACATACACAGCAGCAAAAGGCTATGGCATCAAGGACCCAACAGGAATGATTGGCCGTGATCGTGCGACTGGTACGGACCTCCACCGGGATTGGCTCGGCTATTTCAATGTCGGTTGGGAATTCATGGTGGATCTGCCGAATGGTCTTTATTCCGTTAAACTTTACGTTGGCGATTATCTGGGTAGTGCAAGAACGACCGTTGCCATCGAAGGGACGGATTTTGGGACCGTTACAGCGGGCAACAGGTCCGTCGTTGAAAAAATTATTTCACAGACTTCCGTTAGCGATGGACAAATGAACTTCAAGTTCGGCGGTGCGACGGCGATTGTAAACGGTTTGGAAATTACACCGATTTTAATGGCGCCGACAGCTCTGAAAATCGATGCGAAGAACACAGATCCGGAAAGCCCTTCCGTTTCCCTTTCGTGGACCGGGGTAGAGGACGTCGCGAAATATAATGTTTATCGCAAGGTAAGCGGTACGTCAAAATTCCAATTGATTGGAAGCACAACGACGAACGCTTACGTTGATAACACTGTTGATGTGGGGATGGAATACGTATACCAAGTGACGACAGTGGACTTGGCCTCAACGGAAACCGGTCCATCCACATCTCTCACCGTATCCATGATTGATCCAAATGTTCCTATACCTGCTATACCTGTCAATATTCAAGCGGTGAGCGTGAATAAGAATGATCTCACCCTTAGCTGGGATGCAGTTACTGGAGCAAAAACGTATAACATTTACCGTGCTGAGGCAAGTGGTGGTCCCTACGAGTTGATTGGCAAAGCAAGTCAATCCAGCTACACAGATACGACAGTACTTACGACAATTCCTTACTATTACAAGGTTTCAGCCGTAAGTGCAGGCGGAGTATCCGGTCAGTCCGAAACACTGGCAACGCCAGTCGTAACCGTACTGAATCGGCAAGCCGAATATCTCGATCGCGCGCTTGTAGCGGTTAAACAAGATAATGGTGTTTATGTAGGCTGGAAAATGCTTGGCACAGATCCGTCTAACATCGCATTCAATCTGTACCGCAGCGGTGTCAAAGTAAATGCAGAACCGATCACAGGAGCAACAAATCTGCTGGATGAAGCGGGAACGGATACATCTGTGTATCTACTGAAAACTGTTATCGGCGGCAGTGAGAAGGTGGCTTCGAAAGAAGCATCTGTATGGCAAAACAATTATATGGCCATACCGCTCCAGAAGCCGGAGGGCGGCATCACGAAATCCGGAGAAGCCTATACCTACAGTGCGAACGACACTAGTGTCGGCGATGTGGATGGCGACGGCACGTACGAGTTGATCGTAAAGTGGGATCCGTCTAACGCCAAAGATAACTCCCAGGCTGGATATACCGGCAACGTTTATGTCGATGCCTACAAGTTGGACGGTACTCGCCTGTGGCGTATCGACCTTGGACCAAACATTCGCGCTGGAGCGCACTACACGCAGTTCCAGGTTTATGACCTGGATGGCGACGGCAAAGCGGAAGTCACATTCAAAACAGCCAATGGCACGATTGACGGAACAGGTATGGCTATTGGTGACGCAACGGCCGATCACCGGAACAGCAGTGGTTATGTGCTGGAGGGACCTGAATATTTAACTGTCTTTAATGGTTTAACCGGCCAAGCAATCGCAACGACGAATTACGATCCGCCTCGCGGAGTCGTTTCGGATTGGGGCGACGCTTATGGTAATCGGGTGGACCGTTTCCTTGCAGCAGTTGCTTACCTCGACGGTGAGCATCCGAGCTTGATTTTTAGCCGAGGCTATTATACAAGAACGGTGATTGTTGCCTACGATTTCAAAAATGGTGTATTGACGAAAAAATGGCGTTTCGATACGAATGATGAAGGTCTTGGCGCAGCTTATACAGCCCAAGGAGATCATAACTTGTCCATCGGCGACGTAGATGGCGACGGCAAGGATGAGATCACGTTCGGGGCCATGGCCATCGATGACGATGGTACGCCGCTATATAACACAGGACTCGGTCACGGGGATGCACAGCATCTTGGGGACCTAGATCCATCCAGACCGGGGCTAGAGTACTTTAATGTTCATGAGCATCTGGATTCTCCTTATGGTATGGACTTCCGGGATGCGAAAACGGGCGAAATTCTTTGGGGCGTGTGGACAGGGATGGATACCGGACGCGGCATGTCGGCGGACATCGATCCGAACTATTTGGGTGAAGAGGTATGGTCTGCAACAATAACGAATGCGCAGCATATTCCGATCTCCGGTCTTTACAGCGCGAAAGGCGAATTGATCAGCACGACCATTCCAAGTTCAACGAACTTCGGCATCTGGTGGGATGGCGACCTGAACCGTGAGCTTCTAGATTACAACCATGTTGATAAGTGGGACTTTGTGAATCAAACGACCAACCGGTTGTTTACGGCTGATGGGGCGTTGTCCAACAACAGCACAAAAGCAACGCCGAACCTGCAAGCCGACCTGTTTGGAGATTGGCGAGAAGAAATCGTGTGGCGAAATACAGACAGTTCAGAGCTGCGCATTTATACGACGAGTACTATGACCAATACAAAGCTGCGTACGCTAATGCATGATCCGATTTACCGCTTAGGGGTCGCTTGGCAAAATACTGGTTATAACCAACCGCCTCATACAAGCTTCTATCTTGGAGTTGGCATGGTGGAACCGGCTACGCCGCATCTTACGATTGTGAACGAGCCAGCACCTGTGTTACCACCGGTGACTACCGATGATGCGCCTGAGGGCTGGGTGAACAAAGACGTAACGGTAACGCTAACAGTTAGTGACAGCGGATCCGGCGTAGCAGGCACTTACTACACGGTGGATGGCGGTGCAGAGCAGCAAGGCACTTCCGTTATCCTTACAGAAGAGGGCACGCACACTATCTCTTACTGGAGCGTTGACACAAAAGGTAATACTGAAGCTCCACATACAGTTATCGTAAAAATTGACAAAACGGCACCGACCTTACATCTGGTTCTGGATCAATCTGCATTGTTGCCGCCAAATCACCAAATGATTCCCGTGAAAGCAACGATTAGTGCAGATGACGGCCACTCTGGAACCTCCTCCATCTTACTTACATCCATTACAAGCAACGAGCCTGATAATGGGTTAGGCGACGGAGACACGTCAGTTGACATTCAAGGAGCGGAAATCGGCACATTGGATACGGAATTTATGCTGCGTGCAGAGAGATCAGGTAAAGGGAATGGGCGAATATACACCATCACCTACACGGCTTTTGACGTAGCGGGAAACACAACGGCCCAAACAGCAACCGTATTAGTTTCTCATTAA
- a CDS encoding glycoside hydrolase family 2 protein: MTTKMYIKDYPRPQFVRDSWLNLNGEWDFRFDDDYVGEKEKWYKQLNGDHKITVPFTYETKASGIGEEKFHPNVWYERALDIPKEQEGNRVILHFQAVDYLAKLWVNGTMVGQHQGGYTAFSFDITPYLRFGESNTLVLKAEDSQSCTQPRGKQRWVDDNFECFYVQTTGIWQSVWVEFVAASYLKSVKMTPDLDNYSVRFEYQAHMAAKSKQLRLETRISLKDKVLKQSSLVIDRPWLQLDMNLLHEANGPWKKLAWSPQNPNLYDVEFILYEDDIIIDHVYSYFGMRKISIEKGKVLLNNTPIYQRLILDQGYWPDSHLTPPSEEALIEDIDAILAMGYNGVRKHMKIEDARFLYWCDVKGVLVWSEMAATFEFNDEAIDTFTSEWVEIVRQQYNHPSIVTWVPFNESWGIAQIYTNVRQQKFTESIYHLTKSLDPHRPVIVNDGWEHTVSDILTLHDYEEKGSAFLKRYIDKDGLLNNEFSFNNGKYAMAQGYAYRGQPIMITEFGGIAFNTGKGWGYGNQVENEEAFIERFRNITQAIKDTDYISGYCYTQITDVQQEVNGLLTEDRKPKIPLELIKEINLA, encoded by the coding sequence ATGACAACTAAGATGTATATCAAAGATTATCCAAGACCTCAATTCGTTCGTGATTCTTGGCTCAATTTGAACGGGGAATGGGATTTTCGTTTTGACGATGATTATGTAGGGGAAAAAGAAAAATGGTATAAACAGCTTAACGGAGATCACAAAATAACAGTTCCATTCACGTACGAAACGAAGGCGAGTGGGATTGGAGAAGAGAAGTTTCATCCGAATGTGTGGTATGAGCGTGCTTTGGATATCCCGAAGGAGCAAGAAGGGAACCGTGTTATCCTTCATTTTCAGGCCGTAGATTATTTAGCCAAGCTATGGGTTAATGGAACTATGGTCGGACAACATCAAGGGGGATACACTGCTTTTTCTTTTGACATTACACCGTATCTTAGATTTGGCGAATCCAATACCCTCGTGTTGAAAGCGGAAGACTCACAAAGCTGCACACAGCCAAGAGGCAAGCAGCGATGGGTTGATGATAATTTTGAGTGCTTTTATGTGCAGACAACAGGGATTTGGCAAAGTGTGTGGGTAGAGTTTGTAGCGGCCTCGTATTTAAAATCTGTTAAGATGACGCCTGATCTCGATAATTATTCAGTTCGCTTTGAATATCAGGCTCACATGGCTGCCAAATCGAAACAACTTCGTCTGGAAACTCGGATTAGCTTGAAGGATAAAGTTCTTAAGCAATCGAGTCTGGTTATCGATCGCCCATGGCTCCAACTGGATATGAATTTATTACATGAGGCGAATGGGCCTTGGAAGAAACTAGCATGGTCACCGCAAAACCCAAACTTATACGATGTGGAATTTATCCTTTATGAAGATGATATCATCATTGATCATGTATACTCTTACTTCGGTATGAGAAAAATTTCGATTGAAAAAGGAAAAGTGCTCCTCAACAATACGCCGATATATCAACGTCTTATTCTCGACCAGGGCTACTGGCCAGACAGTCACTTGACTCCGCCATCGGAGGAGGCGTTGATTGAAGACATTGATGCAATTTTAGCTATGGGTTACAACGGGGTAAGGAAGCATATGAAGATTGAAGATGCCCGATTCCTTTACTGGTGTGATGTGAAAGGTGTGCTGGTCTGGTCCGAAATGGCGGCAACTTTTGAGTTTAACGATGAGGCTATTGATACGTTCACATCGGAATGGGTGGAGATTGTCCGCCAGCAGTACAATCACCCTAGTATTGTGACATGGGTACCTTTTAATGAATCATGGGGGATCGCACAAATTTACACCAACGTGAGACAACAAAAGTTTACGGAAAGCATCTATCACTTGACCAAATCACTAGACCCGCATCGGCCTGTTATCGTAAATGATGGCTGGGAGCACACCGTTTCTGACATCTTGACATTACATGATTATGAGGAGAAAGGCTCTGCATTCTTAAAGCGTTATATAGACAAAGATGGACTCCTGAACAATGAATTCTCATTCAATAACGGGAAATACGCCATGGCCCAAGGATACGCCTATCGTGGCCAACCGATTATGATCACTGAATTCGGAGGTATCGCTTTTAATACAGGGAAAGGGTGGGGCTATGGGAATCAGGTTGAAAATGAGGAAGCCTTTATCGAGCGCTTTAGGAACATTACACAAGCGATTAAAGATACGGATTACATTAGTGGATATTGTTATACGCAAATAACCGATGTTCAACAGGAAGTCAACGGATTGCTTACAGAAGATCGGAAGCCTAAGATACCACTCGAACTGATAAAAGAAATTAATCTTGCTTAA
- a CDS encoding family 43 glycosylhydrolase, giving the protein MELERWRQVPTYSNPMELAEEWEDYGIGDPFVLRYNGMYYLYCSTQDDQIGVKAWSSADLVNWKPEGLVTEELITKGAYAPEVVYWNGYFYMYTSPGGGGHYVLRSQSPTGPFTVQTDNLGMSIDGSVFIDDDGKWYFTHASNRGIMANEMSDPYTFGPDKLIPEAYLQHWTEGSSIWKREGKYLITYTGNHVFSTGYRMQYSISDQGPLGPYRTLENNPFVISTDDEFNGLGHSSTVLGPDLDSYYLVYHNLEGASTSGPPVRKLNIDRLQFNGDRMSLLGPTFAMARPVAKMPDFSAKEVVPGSTAGWKQEQLRDKTIVVSDSKTEQAFTAEYNFHALSTDESSSHIGVVFAYENERNFMFTDVDSQSHELIVQRVNKGKMVLVGKAQIPKETDLTKLHTIRVTSVNGKIQVYWDNMHKLEVDRQSAGGKIGYIYASASKSAPAMLFTAYSNDAGGSSDYETFKPIPGSIEAVHYLKDKNRGYSDSLANEHRGIAADDGSMAAVLPKAGDWLQYPIQVKQAGTYGIDLDMLPSDAETTIEIAAGAEKKRFIVPKRNKADQTWEQTRIGSMVLKQGYANLKIKVVQGSLSFKTMTFYPGDEAFSPIDNVPKGMVGMWIPVDGGYETRSHEYIKTFAGSEDWTDYRMDAEFHFPTIPTSDAGLLIRSVHESYYPHQVQDAFTGYYASVNQDGLSLKKVNYGKQEILKTVPLTIQKDTSYRMNVQVTGNRIRVYWNGSTDPVLDYHDPKAYTHGKIGLLSNHSDIIFHKVSVSK; this is encoded by the coding sequence ATGGAACTCGAACGTTGGCGTCAAGTTCCCACTTATAGTAATCCCATGGAGTTAGCTGAAGAGTGGGAGGATTATGGTATTGGCGATCCATTCGTTCTTCGTTACAACGGTATGTACTATTTGTACTGCAGTACCCAGGATGATCAAATTGGAGTAAAAGCGTGGAGTTCTGCGGATTTAGTGAATTGGAAGCCGGAAGGACTCGTTACCGAGGAGCTAATAACAAAAGGGGCGTATGCGCCGGAGGTTGTCTACTGGAACGGTTACTTCTACATGTACACCTCACCGGGAGGCGGCGGTCATTATGTGCTCCGCAGCCAGAGTCCCACAGGCCCTTTTACGGTCCAAACGGATAATCTGGGGATGTCGATCGATGGCTCTGTATTTATTGATGACGATGGGAAATGGTACTTTACACATGCTTCCAATCGAGGCATTATGGCTAACGAAATGTCAGATCCTTATACGTTTGGCCCCGATAAGCTGATCCCGGAAGCCTATTTGCAGCACTGGACAGAAGGCTCATCGATCTGGAAAAGAGAAGGGAAATACCTAATTACCTATACCGGTAATCATGTCTTCAGCACAGGTTATCGAATGCAATATTCGATTTCAGACCAAGGCCCCTTAGGTCCTTATCGGACGCTGGAAAACAATCCATTCGTGATCAGCACGGACGATGAATTTAATGGACTAGGTCACAGTTCTACTGTTCTAGGGCCCGATCTGGATTCCTATTATTTGGTGTATCACAATCTGGAAGGCGCATCGACGTCAGGCCCGCCTGTACGCAAGCTTAATATCGACCGTTTGCAGTTTAATGGGGATCGTATGTCTCTACTCGGTCCTACCTTCGCAATGGCCCGTCCTGTTGCCAAAATGCCTGACTTTTCGGCCAAAGAAGTAGTTCCCGGAAGTACGGCTGGTTGGAAACAAGAGCAATTGCGTGATAAAACGATTGTCGTGAGTGACTCTAAAACGGAACAGGCATTTACAGCTGAGTATAATTTCCACGCATTGTCGACTGACGAAAGCTCTTCCCATATAGGCGTTGTATTTGCATACGAGAATGAGCGAAATTTTATGTTTACGGACGTGGATTCGCAAAGTCATGAGCTCATCGTACAGCGGGTTAATAAGGGTAAGATGGTCCTTGTGGGTAAAGCTCAAATCCCAAAGGAAACGGACCTAACAAAACTGCATACGATTCGGGTAACAAGTGTAAATGGCAAGATTCAGGTTTATTGGGACAATATGCATAAGCTAGAGGTAGATAGGCAGAGTGCCGGAGGTAAAATTGGTTACATCTATGCTTCTGCATCGAAGTCCGCTCCTGCTATGTTGTTTACGGCTTATAGCAATGATGCGGGTGGAAGCAGTGATTATGAAACCTTCAAACCTATCCCAGGGAGTATCGAAGCAGTACATTATTTGAAAGATAAGAACCGTGGCTATTCAGATTCCTTAGCCAATGAGCATCGAGGAATTGCAGCGGATGATGGCAGTATGGCAGCTGTTTTGCCGAAGGCCGGAGATTGGCTGCAGTACCCTATACAGGTGAAGCAGGCAGGAACCTACGGCATAGATTTGGATATGCTGCCATCGGATGCGGAGACAACGATAGAAATAGCTGCTGGAGCAGAAAAGAAGCGGTTTATCGTACCAAAGCGGAACAAAGCGGATCAAACTTGGGAACAAACACGCATCGGGAGTATGGTATTGAAACAAGGCTACGCAAACCTGAAAATCAAAGTTGTCCAAGGTTCGCTTTCGTTCAAGACGATGACGTTCTATCCGGGTGATGAAGCGTTCTCCCCAATAGACAATGTGCCTAAGGGTATGGTGGGCATGTGGATTCCTGTAGATGGCGGTTATGAAACTCGCTCTCATGAATATATAAAAACATTCGCGGGAAGTGAAGACTGGACGGATTACCGGATGGATGCGGAGTTCCATTTCCCCACGATACCGACAAGCGATGCAGGCTTGCTGATCAGATCTGTTCATGAATCTTACTATCCGCATCAAGTGCAAGATGCCTTCACAGGTTATTATGCGTCTGTGAACCAAGACGGACTTTCGTTGAAAAAAGTGAATTACGGAAAACAGGAGATTTTGAAAACCGTGCCTCTAACGATTCAAAAAGATACGAGCTATCGAATGAACGTTCAGGTTACCGGCAATCGAATACGTGTATATTGGAACGGATCAACGGATCCTGTTCTCGATTATCATGATCCGAAAGCTTATACACATGGGAAAATCGGTCTACTTTCCAACCATTCCGATATTATTTTTCATAAAGTTTCTGTTTCGAAATGA
- a CDS encoding carbohydrate ABC transporter permease: MRALRLSLSVLLALFFLVPISWMLIVSIKDEGMKITGVLDWYKPPYTFDAYAYIFQETSLVRWMFNSLVIASAVTMLTLLVSSLSAFALSKIKFRYQKFMFVLILAGLLIPGEAILISLYQVVKELGLLDSYQGLILPAVASPFAVVVLKSFFDAVPNELLESAEMDGGSKLRIYASIVMPLAKPALASIVILTFIAQWNNFLWPFIAITSEELFTLPMGIPTLMTQYSEDYVRPMAINSVASIPVMVAFLFFERQIVKGLSFSGIKG, translated from the coding sequence ATGCGGGCTCTTCGCTTATCATTATCAGTGCTTCTTGCCCTGTTTTTTCTTGTTCCCATCTCATGGATGCTAATTGTTTCTATTAAAGATGAAGGTATGAAGATTACAGGTGTACTGGATTGGTATAAACCGCCTTACACCTTTGATGCATACGCGTATATTTTTCAAGAAACGTCACTGGTAAGGTGGATGTTCAACTCTCTTGTGATTGCTAGTGCCGTTACAATGCTAACGCTGTTGGTTTCTTCTCTGAGTGCATTCGCCTTGTCCAAAATTAAGTTCCGTTATCAAAAGTTCATGTTCGTCTTGATCTTGGCTGGTCTATTGATCCCAGGCGAAGCGATTCTGATTTCGCTTTATCAGGTCGTGAAGGAACTAGGGCTGTTAGATTCTTATCAAGGATTAATTTTACCGGCGGTGGCTTCTCCATTCGCAGTTGTTGTATTGAAAAGCTTTTTTGACGCGGTTCCCAATGAGCTGCTGGAAAGCGCTGAGATGGATGGGGGAAGCAAGTTAAGGATTTACGCCAGCATTGTAATGCCGCTTGCTAAGCCTGCCTTGGCTTCCATTGTAATTCTTACGTTTATTGCTCAGTGGAACAACTTCCTATGGCCTTTCATTGCGATTACTTCAGAAGAATTATTTACACTGCCGATGGGGATTCCCACCCTTATGACACAGTACTCGGAAGATTATGTAAGACCTATGGCCATTAACTCGGTAGCATCTATTCCTGTCATGGTCGCGTTCTTGTTCTTCGAGCGGCAAATTGTAAAAGGTCTGAGCTTCTCGGGTATAAAGGGGTAA